A part of Lacinutrix sp. 5H-3-7-4 genomic DNA contains:
- the rpmI gene encoding 50S ribosomal protein L35 has translation MPKMKTKSSAKKRFKLTGTGKIKRKHAFKSHILTKKSKKRKLALTHSALVHEADENNVKVMLRLK, from the coding sequence ATGCCTAAAATGAAAACAAAATCTAGTGCTAAAAAGCGTTTTAAGCTTACAGGTACTGGGAAAATTAAAAGAAAGCACGCGTTTAAAAGTCACATTTTAACAAAAAAGTCTAAAAAACGTAAGCTAGCTCTAACGCATAGTGCATTAGTACACGAAGCAGATGAGAATAACGTTAAAGTAATGTTACGTTTAAAGTAA
- a CDS encoding HAD family hydrolase: MDFSNIKLVVTDMDGTLLDSNHKVSDSFYTLHQELKKNNIQFVAASGRPFYSISKKLSLIKNDIIIAAENGAYVVDDNEVILSTPIHNDFLPELFEAIEGFKDIHPVFCSRDKAYIKEKSKNLLNVISQYYTEYEIIKSPNAIIEDIYKIALYHETDSEKYIYPHVQILESKFKAIVSAKNWVDLSRIDSNKGEALKLIQDKYKIKPEETMVFGDYKNDLEMLALAKYSFAMQNAHPDVKKAANYITKTNDENGVEYILKQLIAAKKN; encoded by the coding sequence ATGGATTTTTCGAATATAAAATTAGTAGTAACAGATATGGATGGCACCTTATTAGATTCCAACCATAAAGTAAGTGATAGTTTTTACACACTACATCAAGAACTTAAAAAAAACAATATACAGTTTGTTGCAGCAAGTGGAAGACCATTTTATAGTATTTCGAAAAAACTTAGCCTTATAAAAAATGATATTATAATAGCTGCAGAAAATGGTGCTTATGTAGTTGATGATAACGAAGTTATTTTGTCGACTCCAATACATAATGATTTTCTACCAGAATTATTTGAAGCCATAGAAGGTTTTAAAGATATACATCCTGTATTTTGTTCAAGAGATAAAGCATATATAAAAGAAAAATCTAAGAATTTATTAAATGTAATATCTCAATATTATACAGAATACGAAATTATAAAATCACCAAACGCTATTATAGAAGACATTTATAAAATAGCATTATATCATGAAACAGATTCTGAAAAATACATTTATCCACACGTACAGATTTTAGAGTCTAAATTTAAGGCAATAGTGTCTGCAAAAAACTGGGTAGATTTATCTAGAATAGATTCTAACAAAGGCGAAGCTTTAAAATTAATACAAGACAAGTATAAAATTAAACCTGAAGAAACTATGGTTTTTGGAGATTATAAAAACGATTTAGAAATGTTGGCTTTAGCAAAATATAGTTTTGCGATGCAAAATGCTCATCCAGATGTTAAAAAAGCTGCCAATTATATAACTAAAACTAACGATGAAAATGGTGTTGAATACATTTTAAAACAATTAATTGCTGCTAAAAAAAATTAA
- a CDS encoding EF-hand domain-containing protein — protein MSTKDQILKKIQILITNHFRTPEEAFNFFDDNGDQKLSKSEIKDLLKEAEISGFIRGIVASKLIEGYDKDGDNYINWKEFQAAIDEILYT, from the coding sequence ATGTCTACAAAAGACCAAATTTTAAAAAAAATACAAATACTAATAACAAACCATTTTAGAACGCCAGAAGAAGCATTTAATTTTTTTGATGATAATGGAGATCAAAAACTTTCAAAATCTGAAATAAAAGATTTGCTAAAAGAAGCAGAAATTAGTGGCTTTATTCGCGGTATTGTAGCTTCAAAATTAATTGAAGGTTACGATAAAGATGGTGACAATTATATAAACTGGAAAGAGTTTCAAGCTGCTATAGACGAAATTTTATACACATAA
- the dnaB gene encoding replicative DNA helicase, translating to MKQPNQLKGYKVDKSTIINLEKGKIPPQAIDLEEVVLGAMMIDKKGVDEVIDILSAEAFYKDAHQHIFEAIFMLFQESQPIDLLTVSTQLKTNAKLDLAGGDFYLISLTQKVSSSAHIEFHARIILQKYIQRSLIKISSEIIEDSYDETQDVFDLLDRAESKLYEVTQGNIKKSSETAQDLVIQAKKKIEEISKKEGMSGIPSGFNKLDKLTSGWQESDLIIIAARPGMGKTAFTLTMARNVAVNSNIPVAFFSLEMASVQLITRLISSETGLSSEKLRTGKLEKHEWEQLNVKVKALEKAPLFIDDTPSLSIFDLRAKARRLASQHGIKMIMIDYLQLMTAAGNGGNREQEISTISRNLKALAKELSVPVIALSQLSRAVETRGGSKRPLLSDLRESGAIEQDADIVSFIYRPEYYKIDEWDDDEQSPTAGQGEFIVAKHRNGGLENIRLKFIGNLGKFDNLDDFDTPFANNEFHSKMNAANDDTFKQDNFTASPHDAFGAPEDDDVPF from the coding sequence ATGAAACAACCAAATCAATTAAAAGGATATAAAGTAGATAAAAGTACAATAATCAATCTTGAGAAAGGTAAAATACCGCCTCAAGCCATTGATTTAGAAGAGGTTGTGCTTGGTGCTATGATGATTGATAAAAAGGGTGTAGATGAAGTAATCGATATATTAAGCGCAGAAGCTTTTTATAAAGATGCGCATCAACATATTTTTGAAGCCATTTTTATGTTGTTTCAGGAAAGTCAACCAATTGACTTATTAACCGTTTCAACCCAATTAAAAACTAATGCAAAGTTAGATTTAGCTGGAGGAGACTTTTACCTTATTTCTCTAACACAAAAAGTATCATCTTCAGCACATATCGAGTTTCATGCACGTATTATTTTACAAAAATACATTCAGCGAAGCTTAATAAAAATCTCTAGTGAGATTATAGAAGACTCTTACGACGAAACTCAAGATGTATTTGATTTATTAGATCGTGCAGAATCTAAATTATATGAAGTAACCCAAGGAAATATTAAAAAATCTAGTGAAACAGCTCAAGATTTAGTAATACAGGCCAAAAAGAAAATTGAAGAAATTTCTAAAAAAGAAGGAATGAGTGGTATTCCTTCTGGGTTTAATAAATTAGATAAATTAACATCTGGATGGCAGGAAAGTGATTTAATTATTATAGCAGCACGTCCAGGTATGGGTAAAACAGCCTTTACCTTAACTATGGCAAGAAACGTTGCTGTAAATTCAAATATTCCAGTAGCATTTTTCTCTTTGGAGATGGCTTCTGTACAATTAATTACACGATTAATTTCTAGTGAAACGGGATTATCATCAGAGAAATTAAGAACAGGGAAATTAGAAAAACACGAATGGGAACAGCTTAACGTAAAAGTTAAAGCTTTAGAAAAAGCACCATTATTTATAGATGATACACCATCACTTTCAATTTTCGATTTACGTGCAAAAGCAAGACGTTTAGCTTCTCAACATGGTATAAAAATGATCATGATTGATTACTTACAGTTAATGACAGCAGCAGGTAATGGAGGAAACCGTGAGCAGGAAATATCTACAATTTCGAGAAACTTAAAAGCTTTAGCAAAAGAATTATCAGTACCAGTAATAGCACTATCACAATTATCACGTGCGGTAGAAACACGTGGTGGAAGTAAAAGACCATTACTGTCAGATTTACGTGAATCTGGAGCCATTGAGCAAGATGCCGATATTGTATCGTTTATTTATAGACCAGAATATTATAAAATAGACGAATGGGATGACGATGAGCAATCGCCAACCGCTGGTCAAGGAGAATTTATTGTTGCAAAACACCGTAATGGTGGTTTAGAAAATATACGATTAAAGTTTATTGGAAACCTTGGTAAATTTGATAACCTAGATGATTTCGATACGCCATTTGCTAATAACGAATTTCATTCTAAAATGAATGCAGCAAACGACGATACTTTTAAACAAGATAACTTTACAGCATCACCACATGATGCATTTGGAGCACCAGAAGATGATGATGTTCCTTTTTAA
- a CDS encoding AI-2E family transporter, translating into MDKIRTTNYLLLIIIIPIIFYLLKILSFIFIPLVFSMFIALLFLPLLRFLKRRGVHKILSILVVLLIMFLGLKLGIELVKLSSKQIMETDSAFLLNAENKINDLIYDVESVFGIESNKTETSKLSRFINKEFIFDNFGTTLNFITKTLTALLMTFFFVVLWLAESINIENLLNKTILKQRHQSIKTFIKIENDLIKFIKVKFLVSFLTGLFTGLACYFFDVSFPIFWGLFAFLINFVQMVGSFITVILLSIFAFVELEPSTSLLFFIIAIAGTQVLYGSILEPIFMGKSFSINVITVLIVLMFWGYLWGVPGLIMAIPITVFLKIIMEQFKSTQGIAKLISA; encoded by the coding sequence ATGGACAAAATCCGTACAACCAATTATTTGCTATTAATAATAATAATACCAATAATATTTTATCTCCTTAAAATATTGTCTTTTATATTTATTCCATTAGTATTCTCAATGTTTATTGCATTGTTATTTCTACCATTATTACGTTTTTTAAAACGTCGTGGTGTGCATAAAATTTTAAGTATTCTGGTTGTACTACTTATTATGTTTTTGGGTTTAAAATTAGGTATAGAGCTAGTTAAATTATCAAGTAAACAGATAATGGAAACAGATTCTGCCTTTTTACTCAATGCTGAAAATAAAATAAACGATTTAATTTACGATGTAGAATCTGTATTTGGTATAGAATCAAATAAAACAGAAACTTCAAAATTGTCGCGATTTATAAATAAAGAATTTATATTCGATAACTTTGGTACAACACTAAATTTTATAACAAAAACATTAACAGCGCTGTTAATGACATTCTTTTTTGTTGTGCTATGGCTTGCCGAGTCTATAAATATTGAAAATTTATTAAACAAGACAATTTTAAAACAAAGGCATCAATCTATTAAAACATTTATAAAAATAGAAAACGACCTTATCAAATTTATTAAAGTTAAATTTTTAGTTAGTTTTCTTACAGGTCTTTTTACAGGTTTAGCTTGTTATTTTTTCGATGTAAGTTTTCCTATTTTTTGGGGGTTATTTGCTTTCTTAATAAACTTTGTACAAATGGTAGGTTCTTTTATAACTGTAATTTTATTATCAATTTTTGCATTTGTAGAATTAGAACCTTCAACATCTTTATTGTTTTTTATAATTGCAATAGCAGGAACTCAAGTACTTTATGGTAGTATTTTAGAACCTATATTTATGGGAAAATCATTTTCAATAAATGTAATTACGGTTTTAATAGTACTTATGTTTTGGGGATATCTTTGGGGAGTTCCAGGTTTAATAATGGCAATTCCAATAACTGTGTTTTTAAAAATTATTATGGAACAGTTTAAAAGTACACAAGGTATAGCAAAACTCATATCTGCCTAA
- a CDS encoding acetyl-CoA carboxylase carboxyltransferase subunit alpha — translation MEYLEFELPIKELEEQLDKCQVIGEESDVDVTETCKQIEKKLVATKKEIYKNLTPWQRVQMSRHPNRPYTLDYINALCGDSFLELHGDRNFKDDKAMIGGLGKIGDQSFMIIGQQKGYNTKTRQYRNFGMANPEGYRKALRLMKSAEKFGIPVITLLDTPGAYPGLEAEERGQGEAIARNILEMTRLKVPIITIVIGEGASGGALGIGVGDKVLMLENTWYSVISPESCSSILWRSWEYKEQAADALKLTAKDMKKMKLVDEIIKEPLGGAHSNREKTYEAVKTAVLKSFEEFKNLSPKDLVSNRMDKYSQMGVFKG, via the coding sequence ATGGAATATTTAGAATTTGAATTACCAATAAAAGAACTTGAAGAGCAACTAGACAAATGCCAGGTTATTGGAGAAGAGAGCGATGTAGATGTTACCGAAACTTGTAAGCAAATAGAAAAAAAACTTGTTGCTACAAAAAAAGAAATTTACAAAAACCTTACACCATGGCAGCGTGTACAAATGTCACGTCATCCAAATAGGCCATATACTTTAGACTATATTAATGCCTTATGTGGAGATTCTTTTTTAGAATTGCACGGTGATCGTAACTTTAAAGATGACAAAGCTATGATTGGAGGTCTTGGTAAAATTGGAGACCAAAGTTTTATGATTATTGGTCAACAAAAAGGTTACAATACAAAAACGAGACAGTATAGAAACTTTGGGATGGCAAATCCAGAAGGTTATCGTAAAGCGTTACGTTTAATGAAATCTGCAGAGAAATTTGGTATACCTGTAATTACCTTATTAGACACTCCTGGTGCATATCCTGGATTAGAAGCAGAAGAAAGAGGACAAGGTGAAGCCATTGCAAGAAACATTCTTGAAATGACACGTTTAAAAGTACCAATTATAACAATTGTTATTGGCGAAGGTGCATCTGGTGGAGCATTAGGAATAGGAGTAGGAGATAAGGTATTAATGTTAGAAAACACTTGGTACTCTGTAATATCTCCAGAGTCTTGCTCATCTATATTATGGAGAAGTTGGGAATATAAAGAACAAGCAGCAGATGCTTTAAAACTTACTGCCAAAGACATGAAAAAAATGAAGTTGGTAGATGAAATTATAAAAGAACCTTTAGGAGGCGCGCATAGTAATAGAGAAAAAACATATGAAGCTGTGAAAACCGCAGTTTTAAAATCTTTTGAAGAGTTTAAAAACTTATCACCAAAAGATTTAGTTTCTAACCGTATGGATAAATATTCTCAAATGGGAGTATTTAAAGGCTAG
- a CDS encoding adenylate/guanylate cyclase domain-containing protein, producing the protein MNSYVVQFLRLLLLTIVFWIIAFCIFIFIRYFAIGSEEGVIVTTYHISDILYFGVVLGTLIGVIFTITEFLFDKFLSKNLSLALVLTEKFIIYLLSIILSLNYVYPLVEEALNLNISNEDGWWKESRHFWLLVGYFLVCSIIFSFIKIANEKFGSGVFFNFLIGKYRNPKEEKRIFMFLDLQASTTIAEQIGHYRYSELIQDCFYDLNRIVSKYNADIYQYVGDEAVLSWKYKTGIKKNNCVELFFHFKSRIERKQKRYLKKYGLVPKFKAGIHGGELIVTEVGSIKKEIAYHGDVINTCARIQGECNKYDETLLCSNALMQDLNLTNKFKTKYIGDLELKGKEETLKISAIKLN; encoded by the coding sequence GTGAATAGTTACGTAGTACAATTTTTAAGACTATTACTATTAACAATAGTATTCTGGATAATAGCTTTCTGTATTTTCATCTTTATAAGATATTTTGCAATAGGATCAGAAGAAGGAGTAATTGTTACCACTTATCATATATCAGATATATTATATTTTGGTGTAGTATTAGGAACACTAATTGGTGTGATTTTTACTATAACAGAATTTCTTTTCGATAAGTTTTTATCTAAAAACTTATCTTTAGCATTAGTACTTACAGAGAAATTTATAATATATCTTTTAAGTATTATTTTATCGCTTAATTATGTATATCCATTAGTTGAAGAAGCATTAAATTTAAATATAAGTAATGAAGATGGCTGGTGGAAAGAAAGTCGTCATTTCTGGTTATTGGTAGGGTATTTTTTAGTTTGTTCTATAATATTTTCATTTATAAAAATAGCAAATGAAAAATTTGGAAGCGGTGTGTTTTTTAATTTTTTAATAGGTAAGTATAGAAACCCTAAAGAAGAAAAACGCATATTTATGTTTTTAGATTTACAAGCTTCAACAACAATAGCCGAGCAAATAGGCCACTACCGTTATAGTGAATTAATCCAGGATTGTTTTTACGATTTAAATAGAATTGTTTCAAAGTATAATGCTGATATATACCAGTATGTTGGAGATGAAGCTGTGTTAAGCTGGAAGTATAAAACAGGGATTAAAAAAAATAATTGTGTAGAATTATTTTTTCATTTTAAATCTAGAATAGAAAGAAAACAAAAACGATATTTAAAAAAATACGGTTTAGTTCCTAAATTTAAAGCTGGAATTCATGGAGGAGAGTTAATTGTTACCGAAGTTGGGAGTATTAAAAAAGAAATAGCATATCATGGAGATGTAATAAATACTTGCGCAAGAATTCAAGGAGAGTGCAATAAATACGACGAAACCTTACTTTGTTCAAATGCTTTAATGCAAGATTTAAATTTAACGAATAAATTTAAAACTAAATATATAGGAGATTTAGAGCTAAAAGGCAAGGAAGAAACTTTAAAAATTTCTGCTATAAAATTAAATTAA
- a CDS encoding LptF/LptG family permease produces MKILDWYILKRYLLTFVMMILLFIPIGITVHLAEKIGKILDREAPLGETLIYFLDFTIYFAHLLFPLFLFLSVIWFTSKLANNTEVIAFLSSGVSFTRFLRPYLIGATIVAMFSILLGLYLAPVASKGFNDFQYKYLKRKNNQAQSNVLKQINDKEIIYVSSFDPIKKTGLNFSLEHFENNKMTYKISAANIRYIEEDSIYRLRSYLKRNVGENEDELAIERKKDTIFSFELEDLVPEEYIAETLRYSELTRFIEREEKRGSSNIGRYKLELYRKWSLPVSVFILTIIAVAVSSKKRRGGMGVNLAFGICIAMVFVFFDKIFGTMAAQSDFSPLIAVWFPNFIFGILAAILLYNAKR; encoded by the coding sequence TTGAAAATTCTAGACTGGTACATACTTAAACGCTATCTACTTACTTTTGTAATGATGATTTTACTGTTTATTCCAATTGGAATAACAGTACACCTTGCCGAGAAAATAGGTAAAATATTAGATCGAGAAGCGCCTTTGGGAGAAACGTTAATATACTTCCTTGACTTTACAATCTATTTCGCACACCTTTTATTTCCGTTATTTTTGTTCTTATCGGTTATTTGGTTTACCTCAAAATTAGCTAATAATACAGAAGTTATAGCCTTTTTAAGTTCAGGTGTATCTTTTACTAGGTTTTTAAGACCTTATTTAATTGGTGCTACAATAGTTGCCATGTTCTCTATACTTTTAGGGCTTTATTTAGCTCCAGTTGCAAGTAAAGGGTTTAACGATTTTCAATATAAATATTTAAAAAGAAAAAATAATCAAGCACAAAGTAATGTTCTTAAACAAATTAATGATAAGGAAATTATTTATGTAAGTAGTTTTGACCCAATTAAAAAAACAGGACTTAATTTTTCGTTAGAGCATTTTGAAAATAATAAAATGACCTATAAAATTAGTGCAGCAAATATTAGATATATAGAAGAAGATTCTATCTATAGACTTAGAAGTTATTTAAAAAGAAACGTAGGAGAGAATGAAGACGAATTAGCTATAGAAAGAAAAAAAGACACAATATTTTCTTTTGAACTTGAAGATTTAGTGCCAGAAGAATATATAGCAGAAACACTAAGATATTCTGAATTAACTCGTTTTATTGAACGGGAAGAAAAAAGAGGTTCCTCTAACATTGGTCGTTATAAATTAGAACTCTATAGAAAATGGAGTTTGCCTGTTTCTGTTTTTATACTTACAATTATAGCAGTTGCTGTATCGTCTAAAAAAAGACGTGGAGGAATGGGAGTAAATCTAGCCTTTGGTATTTGTATAGCAATGGTTTTTGTCTTTTTTGATAAAATATTTGGCACCATGGCAGCACAGTCTGACTTTTCACCACTTATAGCCGTATGGTTTCCAAACTTTATATTTGGTATTTTAGCAGCTATACTTTTATATAATGCTAAACGATAA
- a CDS encoding DMT family transporter, translated as MLNDKLKNYLHLHILVFIAGFTAILGKLISIEAVSLVWYRMVMASILMFIYIKIAKVDISIDKKTLLKFSIAGVIIALHWITFFASIDVSNISITLAMFSTGAFFASFIEPIIYKRKIIWYEILFGLIVILGIFIILQTEMKHIYGILLGIVSAFFSSLFAVLNGKFLEKDSATKISFYEFIAGVLFISIFIPVFGNGFTASYFNISIKDLGYLLVLASICTAYAFIASTYVMKQISPYTVVLTYNLEPIYGVFLAILIFPLSEKMSSSFYYGAVIILTTVLLNGILKNKKAFSIKKSQNEKNV; from the coding sequence ATGCTAAACGATAAATTAAAAAACTATTTACATTTACATATATTAGTCTTTATAGCAGGTTTTACTGCAATACTTGGTAAGCTAATATCTATAGAAGCAGTATCATTAGTATGGTATAGAATGGTAATGGCATCAATTTTAATGTTTATTTATATTAAAATTGCCAAAGTCGATATTTCCATCGATAAAAAAACATTACTCAAGTTTTCAATTGCAGGAGTAATAATAGCATTACATTGGATAACTTTTTTTGCGTCAATAGATGTTTCTAATATATCTATTACACTAGCTATGTTTTCTACAGGTGCCTTTTTTGCATCATTTATAGAACCTATAATATATAAGAGAAAGATAATTTGGTATGAAATTCTCTTTGGACTAATAGTAATTTTAGGCATTTTTATTATTCTTCAAACAGAAATGAAACATATTTATGGTATTTTATTAGGTATAGTTTCGGCTTTTTTTTCCTCTTTATTTGCAGTATTAAACGGAAAATTTCTAGAAAAAGACTCAGCCACAAAAATTTCATTTTACGAGTTTATTGCTGGCGTTTTATTTATCTCTATATTTATTCCCGTATTTGGTAACGGTTTTACAGCAAGTTATTTTAATATAAGTATAAAAGATTTGGGTTATTTATTAGTTTTAGCTTCAATTTGTACAGCTTATGCATTTATAGCCTCAACTTACGTTATGAAACAAATAAGTCCATACACTGTTGTTTTAACTTATAATTTAGAACCTATTTATGGCGTGTTTTTGGCCATCTTAATATTTCCGCTGTCAGAAAAAATGTCATCATCATTTTATTATGGTGCTGTAATTATTTTAACCACAGTACTTTTAAACGGAATTTTAAAAAACAAAAAAGCCTTTTCAATTAAAAAGAGTCAAAACGAAAAAAATGTGTAA
- the infC gene encoding translation initiation factor IF-3, which translates to MKEDQHRINSKIRAEKVRLVGENVEVGIYTSKQALAIAEEQELDLVEISPKADPPVCKIMDYKKFLYEQKKRDKALKSKATKVVIKEIRFGPQTDDHDYEFKKKHAEKFLKEGAKLKAFVFFKGRSIVFKEQGQILLLRLAQDLEELGKVEQMPRLEGKRMTMFIAPKK; encoded by the coding sequence ATTAAAGAAGACCAACACAGGATTAATTCAAAAATTAGAGCAGAAAAAGTGCGTCTAGTTGGAGAAAATGTTGAAGTTGGTATTTACACATCCAAGCAAGCTTTAGCCATAGCAGAAGAACAAGAGTTAGATCTTGTTGAAATATCGCCAAAGGCAGATCCGCCTGTATGTAAAATTATGGACTATAAAAAGTTTCTTTACGAACAAAAGAAACGTGACAAGGCTTTAAAGAGTAAAGCGACTAAGGTTGTTATAAAAGAAATTCGTTTTGGCCCTCAAACAGATGACCATGATTACGAATTTAAAAAGAAACATGCAGAAAAATTCTTAAAGGAAGGTGCTAAATTAAAGGCATTTGTATTCTTTAAAGGACGATCTATTGTCTTTAAAGAACAAGGTCAAATATTATTGTTGCGTTTAGCACAAGACCTTGAAGAACTTGGTAAAGTGGAGCAAATGCCGAGATTAGAAGGTAAACGTATGACTATGTTTATCGCTCCAAAAAAATAG
- the rplT gene encoding 50S ribosomal protein L20, translating into MPRSVNSVAKRARRKKVLKQAKGYFGRRKNVWTVAKNAVDKAMQYSYRDRRNKKRTFRALWITRINAGARLHGMSYSQFMGKLKANNIELNRKVLADLAMNHPVAFEAIVNKIK; encoded by the coding sequence ATGCCAAGATCAGTAAATTCTGTTGCCAAAAGAGCCAGAAGAAAAAAGGTGCTTAAACAAGCAAAAGGTTACTTTGGACGTCGTAAAAACGTTTGGACAGTAGCAAAAAATGCGGTTGATAAAGCGATGCAATATTCGTATAGAGACCGTAGAAATAAAAAGAGAACTTTCCGTGCATTATGGATCACGCGTATTAACGCTGGAGCCCGTTTACATGGAATGTCTTACTCACAATTTATGGGTAAATTAAAAGCTAATAATATCGAATTAAACCGTAAGGTTTTAGCAGATTTAGCAATGAATCACCCAGTAGCTTTTGAAGCTATTGTGAACAAAATTAAATAA